The following proteins come from a genomic window of Streptomyces sp. GS7:
- a CDS encoding phospho-sugar mutase → MATVPAELISRAQAWLAEDPDPETRDELAKLIEAEDLDELAGRFAGTLQFGTAGLRGELGAGPMRMNRAVVIRAAAGLAAYLKDSGQGDGLVVVGYDARYKSADFARDTAAVMVGAGLRAAVLPRPLPTPVLAFAIRHLGAVAGVEVTASHNPPRDNGYKVYLGDGSQIVPPADAGIAERIAAVRSLADVPRPEAGWETLDEAVLTAYLERTDAVLTPGSARDIGVVYTPMHGVGRDTLVAAFARAGFPAPAVVAEQAEPDPDFPTVAFPNPEEPGAMDLAFATARSRAPGSVDIVIANDPDADRCAVAVPAPGTPEGWRMLRGDEVGALLAAHLVRKGATGTFATTIVSSQLMSRIAAGASLPYEETLTGFKWLARADGLRYAYEEALGYCVDPEGVRDKDGITAALLITELAAELKQAGRGLADLLDELAVEFGLHATDQLSVRVEDLSLIAGAMRRLREQPPTALAGLAVTRADDLNEGSAALPPTDGLRYYLAGAPADGIEAARVVVRPSGTEPKLKCYLEVVVPVADAAALPGARTTAAAALAAIKKDVSAAAGI, encoded by the coding sequence GTGGCTACCGTTCCCGCGGAGCTGATCAGCCGGGCCCAGGCGTGGCTGGCCGAGGACCCCGACCCGGAGACCCGGGACGAGCTCGCCAAGCTGATCGAGGCGGAGGATCTCGACGAGTTGGCGGGGCGGTTCGCCGGCACTCTCCAGTTCGGCACCGCCGGGCTGCGCGGCGAGCTGGGCGCCGGTCCGATGCGGATGAACCGCGCCGTGGTCATCCGGGCGGCGGCCGGGCTCGCGGCGTACCTGAAGGACAGCGGGCAGGGGGATGGCCTCGTCGTCGTCGGCTACGACGCCCGCTACAAGAGCGCCGACTTCGCGCGGGACACCGCCGCGGTCATGGTCGGTGCGGGTCTGCGCGCCGCGGTCCTGCCCCGCCCGCTGCCCACCCCCGTGCTGGCCTTCGCCATCCGGCACCTGGGCGCGGTCGCCGGCGTCGAGGTGACCGCCAGCCACAACCCGCCGCGGGACAACGGCTACAAGGTCTACCTGGGCGACGGCTCGCAGATCGTGCCGCCCGCGGACGCCGGGATCGCCGAGCGGATCGCCGCGGTCCGGTCGCTGGCCGACGTGCCGCGCCCGGAGGCGGGCTGGGAGACCCTCGACGAGGCCGTGCTGACCGCCTATCTGGAGCGTACGGACGCGGTGCTGACGCCCGGGTCGGCCCGGGACATCGGCGTCGTCTACACGCCGATGCACGGCGTCGGCCGGGACACCCTGGTCGCCGCCTTCGCGCGCGCCGGCTTCCCGGCCCCCGCGGTCGTCGCCGAACAGGCCGAGCCCGACCCGGACTTCCCGACGGTCGCCTTCCCCAACCCGGAGGAGCCGGGCGCGATGGACCTCGCGTTCGCCACCGCCCGCTCCCGGGCCCCGGGCAGCGTCGACATCGTCATCGCCAACGACCCGGACGCGGACCGCTGCGCCGTCGCCGTGCCCGCCCCCGGTACGCCGGAGGGCTGGCGGATGCTGCGCGGCGACGAGGTCGGCGCGCTGCTGGCCGCGCACCTGGTCCGCAAGGGCGCCACGGGCACGTTCGCGACGACGATCGTCTCCTCCCAGCTGATGTCCCGTATCGCGGCGGGCGCCTCGCTCCCCTACGAGGAGACGCTGACCGGCTTCAAGTGGCTGGCCCGCGCCGACGGCCTGCGCTACGCCTACGAGGAGGCGCTGGGCTACTGCGTCGACCCCGAGGGCGTCCGCGACAAGGACGGCATCACCGCCGCGCTGCTGATCACCGAGCTGGCCGCGGAGCTGAAGCAGGCCGGGCGCGGCCTGGCCGACCTCCTCGACGAACTGGCCGTGGAGTTCGGCCTGCACGCCACCGACCAGCTCTCGGTGCGGGTCGAGGACCTGTCGCTGATCGCCGGTGCGATGCGCCGGCTGCGCGAGCAGCCGCCTACGGCGCTGGCCGGCCTGGCGGTGACCCGGGCGGACGACCTGAACGAGGGCAGCGCCGCCCTCCCGCCGACCGACGGGCTGCGCTACTACCTGGCGGGCGCGCCGGCGGACGGCATCGAGGCGGCCCGGGTCGTGGTCCGGCCCAGCGGCACCGAGCCCAAGCTCAAGTGCTACCTGGAGGTCGTGGTGCCGGTGGCCGACGCGGCGGCGCTGCCCGGCGCCCGGACGACGGCCGCGGCGGCGCTGGCCGCCATCAAGAAGGACGTGTCGGCGGCGGCCGGGATCTGA
- a CDS encoding PH domain-containing protein has translation MTSPDRSTPSQQQYAERSYRSPAALAGGALLLLLGLWLGADAVLRGTVHTKLTAVFVLLLGVPLVVAFTLRPLVRAGEDRLTVRNPFRTITLPWSAVEELRATFSAEVFTGGGKYQLWAIPVSLRQRKKAARQPARGAGPARPRFGLQADAGPAPRAMADQALEELREIRERAAHRESAQGEPEVRWAYAVIAPSVAGAVGLAVMLAL, from the coding sequence ATGACGAGTCCGGACCGGTCCACCCCGTCCCAGCAGCAGTACGCGGAGCGCAGCTACCGCTCGCCCGCGGCCCTGGCCGGCGGCGCGCTGCTCCTCCTGCTCGGCCTCTGGCTCGGCGCCGACGCGGTGCTGCGCGGCACCGTCCACACCAAGCTCACCGCGGTCTTCGTCCTCCTCCTCGGTGTGCCGCTGGTCGTCGCCTTCACGCTGCGGCCCCTGGTCAGGGCGGGCGAGGACCGGCTGACGGTGCGCAACCCGTTCCGTACGATCACGCTGCCCTGGTCCGCCGTCGAGGAGCTGCGGGCGACCTTCTCCGCCGAGGTGTTCACCGGTGGCGGCAAGTACCAGCTCTGGGCCATCCCGGTCTCGCTGCGCCAGCGCAAGAAGGCCGCCCGGCAGCCGGCCCGCGGCGCGGGCCCGGCCCGGCCCCGCTTCGGTCTCCAGGCGGACGCCGGTCCGGCGCCGCGCGCGATGGCTGACCAGGCCCTGGAGGAGCTGCGCGAGATCAGGGAACGCGCGGCCCACCGCGAGAGCGCGCAGGGCGAACCGGAGGTGCGCTGGGCGTACGCGGTCATCGCGCCGAGCGTGGCCGGCGCGGTGGGGCTCGCGGTGATGCTGGCCCTGTAG
- the deoC gene encoding deoxyribose-phosphate aldolase, with amino-acid sequence MPTAISEVPASGNEAAGRLASMADVTASDGALRRFLHGLPGVDAVGLQARAAALGTRSIKTTAKAYAIDLAISMIDLTTLEGADTPGKVRALCAKGIHPDPTDRSVPKVAAICVYPDMVATAKEALAGSGIHVASVATAFPAGRAALPVKLADTRDAVAAGADEIDMVIDRGAFLSGRYLDVFEEIKAVKEACARPDGTAAHLKVIFETGELQTYDNVRRVSWLAMLAGADFIKTSTGKVAVNATPPVTLLMLEAVRDFRAQAGVQVGVKPAGGIRTTKDALKYLVMVNETVGEDWLSADWFRFGASSLLNDLLMQRQKLSTGRYSGPDYVTVD; translated from the coding sequence ATGCCCACTGCCATTTCGGAAGTACCCGCATCCGGCAACGAAGCCGCGGGGCGACTGGCGTCGATGGCGGATGTGACCGCCTCCGACGGAGCGCTGCGCCGTTTCCTGCACGGACTCCCCGGCGTCGACGCGGTAGGGCTCCAGGCCCGCGCCGCCGCGCTCGGCACCCGTTCGATCAAGACCACGGCGAAGGCGTACGCCATCGACCTGGCCATCTCGATGATCGACCTGACGACGCTCGAAGGCGCGGACACCCCCGGCAAGGTCCGGGCGCTGTGCGCCAAGGGCATCCATCCGGACCCCACGGACCGGTCCGTCCCCAAGGTCGCGGCGATCTGTGTCTATCCGGACATGGTCGCCACCGCCAAGGAGGCGCTGGCCGGTTCCGGGATCCATGTCGCGTCCGTCGCCACCGCCTTCCCGGCGGGCCGGGCGGCGCTGCCGGTCAAGCTGGCCGACACCCGGGACGCGGTGGCGGCCGGCGCCGACGAGATCGACATGGTGATCGACCGGGGCGCCTTCCTCTCCGGCCGCTACCTGGACGTCTTCGAGGAGATCAAGGCCGTCAAGGAGGCGTGCGCACGGCCCGACGGGACGGCCGCGCACCTCAAGGTGATCTTCGAGACCGGCGAGCTGCAGACGTACGACAACGTCCGCCGGGTCTCCTGGCTCGCGATGCTCGCGGGCGCCGACTTCATCAAGACCTCGACGGGCAAGGTGGCCGTGAACGCCACGCCGCCGGTCACCCTCCTCATGCTCGAAGCCGTCCGCGACTTCCGCGCGCAGGCCGGCGTCCAGGTCGGCGTGAAGCCGGCCGGCGGCATCCGGACCACCAAGGACGCGCTCAAGTACCTGGTGATGGTCAACGAGACGGTGGGCGAGGACTGGCTGAGCGCCGACTGGTTCCGCTTCGGCGCCTCCAGCCTCCTCAACGACCTGCTGATGCAGCGCCAGAAGCTCAGCACCGGCCGCTACTCCGGCCCCGACTACGTGACGGTGGACTGA
- a CDS encoding aldehyde dehydrogenase family protein yields MSSAFDYAPAPESRAVVDLAPAYGLFIDGEFTEGTGGDLRKTVSPATEEVLAEYTQGTADDVDRAVKAARTAFGKWSALPGAERAKYLFRIARIIQERSRELAVLETLDNGKPIRESRDADLPLVAAHFFYYAGWADKLGHAGFGPDPRPLGVAGQVIPWNFPLLMLAWKVAPALACGNTVVLKPAETTPLSALFFADICRQAGLPKGVVNIVTGDGSTGAALVAHPGIDKVAFTGSTEVGKAIARTVAGTDKRLTLELGGKAANIVFDDAPLDQAVEGIVNGIFFNQGHVCCAGSRLLVQESVQDELLDALKRRMATLRVGDPLDKNTDIGAINSAEQLARITELADAGEAEGAERWSPACELPGSGYWFAPTLFTGVTQAHRIAREEVFGPVLSVLTFRTPEEAVEKANNTPYGLSAGIWTEKGSRMLWMASKLRAGVIWSNTFNKFDPASPFGGYKESGFGREGGRHGLEAYLNV; encoded by the coding sequence ATGAGCTCAGCATTTGACTACGCACCGGCGCCCGAGTCCCGCGCGGTCGTCGACCTGGCACCGGCCTACGGGCTGTTCATCGACGGCGAGTTCACCGAGGGCACCGGCGGCGACCTGCGCAAGACCGTCTCGCCGGCCACCGAAGAGGTGCTGGCCGAGTACACCCAGGGCACCGCCGACGACGTCGACCGGGCCGTGAAGGCCGCCCGCACCGCGTTCGGGAAGTGGTCCGCGCTGCCCGGCGCCGAGCGCGCCAAGTACCTCTTCCGGATCGCCCGGATCATCCAGGAGCGCTCGCGCGAACTGGCCGTCCTGGAGACGCTGGACAACGGCAAGCCGATCCGCGAGTCGCGGGACGCCGACCTGCCGCTGGTGGCCGCGCACTTCTTCTACTACGCGGGCTGGGCGGACAAGCTGGGCCATGCCGGCTTCGGTCCGGACCCCAGGCCACTGGGCGTGGCGGGCCAGGTCATCCCGTGGAACTTCCCGCTCCTGATGCTGGCGTGGAAGGTCGCCCCGGCGCTGGCCTGCGGCAACACCGTCGTCCTCAAGCCCGCCGAGACCACCCCGCTGTCCGCGCTGTTCTTCGCGGACATCTGCCGCCAGGCGGGCCTTCCCAAGGGTGTCGTCAACATCGTCACCGGTGACGGCTCCACCGGCGCCGCGCTGGTGGCCCACCCCGGCATCGACAAGGTCGCCTTCACCGGCTCCACCGAGGTCGGCAAGGCGATCGCCCGCACGGTCGCCGGTACGGACAAGCGGCTCACCCTCGAACTGGGCGGCAAGGCGGCCAACATCGTCTTCGACGACGCGCCGCTCGACCAGGCTGTCGAGGGCATCGTCAACGGCATCTTCTTCAACCAGGGCCACGTCTGCTGCGCCGGTTCGCGGCTGCTGGTCCAGGAGTCGGTCCAGGACGAGCTGCTGGACGCGCTGAAGCGGCGGATGGCCACCCTCCGGGTCGGCGACCCGCTCGACAAGAACACCGACATCGGCGCGATCAACTCGGCCGAGCAGCTGGCCCGGATCACCGAGCTGGCCGACGCGGGCGAGGCCGAGGGCGCCGAGCGCTGGTCCCCGGCGTGCGAACTGCCGGGCTCCGGCTACTGGTTCGCGCCGACGCTGTTCACCGGCGTCACCCAGGCCCACCGGATCGCCCGCGAGGAGGTCTTCGGCCCGGTGCTGTCCGTGCTGACCTTCCGTACGCCGGAGGAGGCCGTGGAGAAGGCCAACAACACGCCGTACGGCCTGTCGGCGGGCATCTGGACCGAGAAGGGCTCGCGGATGCTGTGGATGGCGAGCAAGCTGCGCGCGGGCGTCATCTGGTCCAACACGTTCAACAAGTTCGATCCGGCCTCGCCGTTCGGCGGCTACAAGGAGTCGGGTTTCGGCCGCGAGGGCGGCCGGCACGGTCTGGAGGCGTACCTCAATGTCTGA
- a CDS encoding aldehyde dehydrogenase family protein, protein MSDRLSVLKTYKLYVGGKFPRSESGRVYEVTDAKDNWLANAPLASRKDARDAVVAARKAFGGWSGATAYNRGQILYRTAEMLEGRRDQFTAEVADAEGLSKAKAAAQVDAAIDRWVWYAGWSDKVTQIAGSANPVAGPYFNLSAPEPTGVVAVLAPQESSFLGLVSVIAPAIVTGNTAVVVASEKAPLPALSLAEVLATSDLPGGVVNLLSGRTAELAAPLAAHQDVNAIDLTGAGAELAGELETAAADNLKRVLRPRAADWTAEPGTERLLAFLETKTVWHPMGV, encoded by the coding sequence ATGTCTGATCGCCTGAGCGTTCTCAAGACCTACAAGCTGTACGTCGGGGGCAAGTTCCCCCGGTCCGAGAGCGGGCGGGTGTACGAGGTGACCGACGCAAAGGACAACTGGCTCGCCAACGCCCCGCTGGCCTCCCGCAAGGACGCACGGGACGCGGTGGTCGCCGCCCGCAAGGCGTTCGGCGGCTGGTCGGGCGCCACCGCGTACAACCGCGGCCAGATCCTCTACCGCACCGCGGAGATGCTGGAGGGCCGCCGGGACCAGTTCACCGCCGAAGTGGCGGACGCCGAGGGGCTGTCGAAGGCGAAGGCCGCGGCGCAGGTGGACGCGGCGATCGACCGCTGGGTCTGGTACGCGGGCTGGTCCGACAAGGTCACCCAGATCGCCGGCTCGGCGAACCCGGTCGCGGGCCCGTACTTCAACCTGTCCGCCCCGGAGCCGACCGGTGTGGTCGCCGTGCTGGCCCCGCAGGAGTCGTCGTTCCTGGGCCTGGTCTCGGTGATCGCCCCGGCGATCGTCACCGGCAACACGGCCGTGGTGGTGGCCTCGGAGAAGGCCCCGCTGCCGGCGCTGTCGCTGGCCGAGGTGCTGGCCACCTCCGACCTGCCGGGCGGTGTGGTCAACCTCCTCTCGGGCCGCACGGCGGAGCTGGCCGCTCCGCTCGCCGCCCACCAGGACGTCAACGCCATCGACCTCACGGGCGCCGGCGCCGAACTGGCCGGGGAGCTGGAGACCGCGGCGGCCGACAACCTCAAGCGGGTGCTGCGTCCGCGGGCCGCCGACTGGACGGCGGAGCCGGGCACGGAGCGGCTGCTGGCCTTCCTGGAGACGAAGACGGTCTGGCACCCGATGGGCGTCTGA
- a CDS encoding ATP-binding protein, protein MTSHPPARPPVALVVLLTGPSGSGKTSLAALTGLPVLNLDDFYKEGTDPTLPQLPDGGGADWDSPLSWDASAAVAAIEELCRTGRTAVPVYDISVSARVGSSRLALDGAPLFIAEGIFAADVIDRCRAAGVLADALCLRGRPTTTFRRRLLRDLREGRKPAPYLVRRGLRLLRGERTIVARHTSLGAYACARPEALERIAAARSADPVGTAVRS, encoded by the coding sequence GTGACCTCCCACCCGCCCGCCCGGCCCCCCGTCGCCCTTGTCGTGCTGCTGACCGGTCCGTCCGGCTCCGGGAAGACCTCCCTGGCCGCGCTGACCGGCCTGCCCGTGCTGAACCTCGACGACTTCTACAAGGAGGGCACGGACCCGACGCTGCCGCAGCTGCCGGACGGCGGCGGCGCCGACTGGGACTCACCGCTCTCCTGGGACGCGAGCGCCGCGGTCGCGGCCATCGAGGAGCTGTGCCGCACGGGACGCACCGCGGTTCCGGTGTACGACATTTCGGTCAGCGCCCGGGTGGGCTCGTCGCGGCTGGCGCTCGACGGGGCTCCGCTGTTCATCGCCGAGGGCATCTTCGCCGCCGACGTCATCGACCGCTGCCGGGCGGCGGGCGTGCTGGCCGACGCGCTGTGCCTGCGCGGGCGCCCCACGACGACCTTCCGCCGGCGGCTGCTGCGGGATCTGCGCGAGGGCCGCAAGCCGGCGCCGTATCTGGTGCGCCGCGGACTGCGGCTGCTGCGCGGCGAGCGGACGATCGTGGCCCGGCACACCTCGCTGGGCGCGTACGCGTGCGCGAGGCCCGAGGCGCTGGAACGGATAGCGGCGGCGCGCTCCGCGGACCCGGTCGGGACGGCCGTACGGTCCTGA
- a CDS encoding SigE family RNA polymerase sigma factor produces MNTLHGTTSSAVITRLHDVVRAGEKSGAVGGRGCARGTGRQRPPYMVAIDATMVHNGSNGGNGGQESANGGAEYRETGDRRTAAEAAEAEAAFTAYVQERRASLYATAYHLTGDRYEAEDLLQSALFSTYRAWDRISDKAAVGGYLRRTMTNLHISAWRRRKLNEYPTEELPETAGDVDAMRGTELRAVLWQALARLPEAQRTMLVLRYYEGRTDPEIADILNISVGTVKSSIWRSLRRLREDEVLSFGRDEEESFGELVA; encoded by the coding sequence ATGAACACACTGCACGGCACCACTTCCAGCGCAGTTATCACGCGGCTCCACGATGTCGTGCGGGCCGGCGAGAAGTCCGGTGCTGTGGGCGGGCGGGGGTGCGCTCGCGGCACCGGGCGTCAACGGCCGCCGTACATGGTGGCCATTGACGCGACGATGGTGCACAACGGGTCCAACGGGGGAAACGGGGGCCAGGAGAGCGCCAACGGGGGAGCGGAGTACAGGGAGACGGGGGACCGGCGCACCGCGGCGGAGGCGGCCGAGGCCGAAGCGGCCTTCACCGCCTACGTCCAGGAGCGCCGCGCCTCCCTGTACGCCACCGCGTACCACCTGACCGGTGACCGCTACGAGGCCGAGGACCTGCTGCAGAGCGCGCTGTTCTCGACCTACCGGGCGTGGGACCGGATCAGCGACAAGGCGGCGGTCGGCGGCTATCTGCGGCGCACCATGACCAACCTGCACATCAGCGCCTGGCGCCGCCGCAAGCTCAACGAGTACCCGACCGAGGAACTGCCCGAGACCGCCGGCGACGTGGACGCGATGCGGGGCACCGAGCTGCGCGCCGTCCTGTGGCAGGCGCTGGCCCGGCTGCCGGAGGCGCAGCGCACCATGCTGGTGTTGCGCTACTACGAAGGCCGCACGGACCCGGAGATCGCGGACATCCTCAACATCAGCGTCGGCACGGTCAAGTCCAGCATCTGGCGCTCGCTGCGCCGGCTGCGCGAGGACGAGGTCCTCAGCTTCGGCCGTGACGAGGAGGAGTCCTTCGGCGAACTGGTCGCCTGA
- the afsQ1 gene encoding two-component system response regulator AfsQ1, whose product MPFLLLIEDDDAIRTALELSLSRQGHRVVTAATGEDGLKLLREQRPDLIVLDVMLPGIDGFEVCRRIRRTDQLPIILLTARNDDIDVVVGLESGADDYVVKPVQGRVLDARIRAVLRRGERESSDSATFGSLVIDRSAMTVTKNGEDLQLTPTELRLLLELSRRPGQALSRQQLLRLVWEHDYLGDSRLVDACVQRLRAKVEDVPSSPTLIRTVRGVGYRLDTPQ is encoded by the coding sequence GTGCCTTTCCTGTTGCTGATCGAGGACGACGACGCCATCCGCACGGCCCTCGAACTCTCGCTGTCCCGCCAGGGTCACCGTGTGGTGACCGCGGCGACGGGCGAGGACGGCCTGAAACTGCTGCGCGAGCAGCGGCCGGACCTGATCGTGCTGGACGTGATGCTGCCGGGCATCGACGGTTTCGAGGTGTGCCGGCGGATCCGGCGTACGGACCAGCTGCCCATCATCCTGCTCACCGCACGCAACGACGACATCGACGTGGTGGTGGGGCTGGAGTCCGGTGCGGACGACTATGTGGTCAAGCCGGTGCAGGGGCGGGTGCTGGACGCCCGGATCCGGGCCGTGCTGCGCCGCGGTGAGCGCGAGTCCAGCGATTCGGCGACGTTCGGTTCGCTGGTGATCGACCGCTCGGCGATGACCGTCACCAAGAACGGCGAGGATCTGCAACTGACGCCGACCGAGCTGCGGTTGCTGCTGGAGCTCAGCCGCCGGCCCGGTCAGGCGCTGTCCCGGCAGCAGCTGCTGCGGCTGGTGTGGGAGCACGACTACCTCGGCGACTCGCGGCTGGTGGACGCCTGTGTGCAGCGGCTGCGCGCGAAGGTGGAGGACGTCCCGTCCTCGCCGACGCTGATCCGCACGGTCCGCGGCGTCGGCTACCGACTGGACACCCCGCAGTGA
- a CDS encoding sensor histidine kinase, whose translation MTERSRGDDGTPGTAADSGASGQAAAGGGSGSGRRATRLLRRAAGLLRWTSLRLRLVVVFALVALTAAVSASGIAYWLNRNTVLDRTQNAVLKDFRKSLEDSTRSLPLRPRCSELQDAARQMAAGPQNYTVLLIGLDREGKECAATTNKDLLTLRTVPQSLRNAVDQVRPVDESNHFAHHLYWQRNEVEDVPYLVAGAKVIGGGPTGYMMKSLATERQDLTSLAWSLGIATALALVGSALLAQAAATTVLRPVQRLGYAARQLGEGRLDTRLRVTGTDELADLSRTFNRTAERLEQRVEELSAREAASRRFVADMSHELRTPLTAITAVSEVLEEEADSLDPMIAPAVQLVVSETRRLNDLVENLMEVTRFDAGTARLVLDDVDVADQVTACIDARAWLDAVDLDADRGVMARLDPRRLDVILANLIGNALKHGGSPVRVSVRTEPEERPDTAERAEAGERAEPPEGAADEGAADEGGRLVIRVRDHGPGIPEEVLPHVFDRFYKASASRPRSEGSGLGLSIALENAHIHGGEITAANHPEGGAVFTLRLPMDASRLSEGAQRADGGTSGGGDEGAEGGR comes from the coding sequence GTGACGGAACGCTCCCGGGGAGACGACGGCACGCCGGGCACGGCGGCGGACAGCGGCGCTTCGGGCCAGGCGGCTGCCGGAGGCGGTTCCGGTTCCGGCCGCCGGGCCACCCGGCTGCTGCGCCGGGCCGCCGGGCTGCTGCGCTGGACGAGCCTGCGGCTGCGGCTGGTCGTGGTGTTCGCGCTGGTCGCGCTGACGGCGGCGGTCTCGGCGTCCGGGATCGCGTACTGGCTCAACCGCAACACGGTCCTGGACCGTACCCAGAACGCCGTCCTCAAGGACTTCCGCAAGTCGCTGGAGGACAGTACGCGGTCGCTGCCGCTGCGCCCGCGGTGCTCCGAACTCCAGGACGCCGCACGGCAGATGGCGGCCGGTCCGCAGAACTACACGGTGCTGCTGATCGGGCTGGACCGCGAGGGCAAGGAGTGCGCGGCCACCACCAACAAGGACCTGCTGACGCTCAGGACCGTCCCGCAGTCGCTGCGCAACGCGGTCGACCAGGTGCGCCCGGTCGACGAGTCCAACCACTTCGCGCACCATCTGTACTGGCAGCGCAACGAGGTCGAGGACGTCCCGTACCTCGTCGCCGGGGCGAAGGTGATCGGCGGCGGGCCGACCGGCTACATGATGAAGTCGCTGGCCACCGAGCGGCAGGACCTCACCTCGCTGGCCTGGTCCCTGGGGATCGCGACGGCGCTGGCGCTGGTCGGCTCGGCGCTGCTGGCGCAGGCCGCCGCGACGACCGTGCTGCGGCCCGTGCAGCGGCTGGGGTACGCGGCGCGGCAGCTGGGCGAAGGGCGGCTGGACACCCGGCTTCGGGTGACCGGCACGGACGAACTGGCGGATCTGTCGCGGACGTTCAACCGCACGGCGGAGCGGCTGGAGCAGCGCGTCGAGGAGCTGAGCGCACGGGAGGCGGCGTCCCGCCGGTTCGTCGCGGACATGTCGCACGAGCTGCGCACCCCGCTGACCGCGATCACCGCGGTCAGCGAGGTGCTGGAGGAGGAGGCGGACTCCCTCGACCCGATGATCGCGCCGGCCGTGCAGCTGGTGGTCAGCGAGACCCGGCGGCTGAACGATCTCGTCGAGAACCTCATGGAGGTCACCCGCTTCGACGCGGGGACGGCCCGGCTGGTGCTGGACGACGTCGACGTCGCCGACCAGGTGACCGCCTGTATCGACGCGCGGGCCTGGCTGGACGCGGTGGACCTGGACGCCGACCGCGGCGTCATGGCCCGCCTGGACCCGCGGCGGCTGGATGTGATCCTGGCGAATCTGATCGGCAACGCCCTCAAGCACGGCGGCTCGCCGGTACGGGTGTCGGTGCGTACCGAGCCCGAGGAGCGTCCGGACACCGCGGAGCGCGCGGAGGCCGGGGAGCGCGCGGAGCCGCCCGAGGGCGCGGCGGACGAGGGCGCGGCGGACGAGGGAGGGCGGCTGGTGATCCGGGTGCGGGACCACGGTCCGGGCATCCCGGAGGAGGTCCTGCCGCACGTCTTCGACCGCTTCTACAAGGCGAGCGCGTCCCGGCCGCGGTCGGAGGGCAGCGGTCTGGGCCTGTCGATCGCGCTGGAGAACGCGCACATCCACGGCGGGGAGATCACCGCGGCCAATCACCCCGAGGGCGGCGCGGTGTTCACCCTGCGGCTGCCGATGGACGCCTCCCGGCTGTCCGAGGGCGCACAGCGGGCGGACGGCGGGACGTCCGGCGGTGGCGACGAGGGCGCGGAGGGCGGGCGATGA
- a CDS encoding VanZ family protein: MQRHGPGGTVAPRLRATGILLLVVHLLIVCWLMLRPRTVPWVPAPNLEPLASIHAELARGTWQAVWHLGGSVLLLAPLGVLLPLAGGRLNVSPLGSLARTVFAGAMIALAIEVLQSGVPGQVPDIDTALLSTLGVALAHLAVVPGARSRLRRRYEHPRGATPKISRVGLAPQADVFSGGRT; encoded by the coding sequence GTGCAGCGTCATGGCCCTGGCGGCACCGTCGCCCCCCGTTTGCGCGCCACCGGAATCCTCCTCCTTGTGGTGCATCTGCTGATCGTCTGCTGGCTGATGCTGCGTCCTCGTACGGTGCCGTGGGTGCCGGCGCCGAATCTGGAGCCGCTGGCGTCGATCCACGCCGAGCTGGCGCGCGGTACGTGGCAGGCGGTGTGGCACCTGGGCGGTTCGGTGCTGCTGCTGGCGCCGCTGGGGGTGCTGCTGCCACTGGCGGGCGGCCGGTTGAACGTTTCCCCGCTGGGGTCCCTGGCCCGTACCGTCTTCGCCGGAGCGATGATCGCGCTGGCCATCGAGGTGCTCCAGTCCGGGGTGCCGGGGCAGGTCCCGGACATCGACACCGCGCTGCTGAGCACCCTGGGGGTGGCACTGGCCCACCTGGCCGTCGTCCCCGGGGCGCGGTCCCGTCTCCGCCGCCGGTACGAGCACCCCAGGGGTGCGACCCCGAAGATCTCCAGGGTCGGTCTGGCCCCGCAGGCTGACGTCTTCTCCGGCGGCCGAACCTAG
- a CDS encoding PspC domain-containing protein, translated as MAAALVRPTDNRMIAGVCAGLARRFGTRPATMRVLFLLSCLLPGPQFLVYLALWVLLPSEDRASGAAAW; from the coding sequence ATGGCCGCCGCACTGGTCCGCCCCACCGACAACCGCATGATCGCCGGTGTCTGCGCCGGCCTCGCCCGCCGCTTCGGCACCCGCCCGGCCACGATGCGGGTGCTCTTCCTGCTCTCGTGCCTGCTCCCCGGTCCGCAGTTCCTGGTCTATCTGGCGCTCTGGGTGCTCCTCCCCTCGGAGGACCGGGCGAGCGGTGCCGCGGCGTGGTAG